A window of Rufibacter sp. LB8 contains these coding sequences:
- the gyrA gene encoding DNA gyrase subunit A — translation MAENERIIPINIEDEMRGAYIDYSMSVIISRALPDVRDGLKPVHRRVLYGMSELGVSYNKAYKKSARIVGEVLGKYHPHGDSSVYDTMVRMAQPWSLRYPLVDGQGNFGSIDGDSPAAMRYTEARLKRIADELLADLEKNTVNFTANFDDSLKEPSVLPAKFPNLLVNGTSGIAVGMATNMAPHNLTEVVNGTIAYIEDNEITIADLMKYVTAPDFPTGGIIYGYDGVKSAFENGRGRVIVRAKANFETTKSGKEQIIVTEIPYMVNKAAMIEKTAALVNEKKIEGISDLRDESDRDGLRIVYDLKRDAIPNVVLNNLFKYTALQSSFGVNNVALVGGRPMTLNLKELIKYFVDHRHEVVIRRAEYDLEEARKRAHILEGLLIALDNLDEVITLIRSSRDPEVARNGLIERFGLSDIQARAILDMRLHRLTGLERDKINKEYQEIKALIDYLMEVLASEELRMNIIKEELVEIRERYGDERRTSIEMVSSDISLEDMIPDENMVITISHEGYVKRTALTEYRSQSRGGVGSRGVAASKVDDFTEHLFIASTHNYLLIFTESGRVFWVKVYEIPEGGKTTKGRAIQNLINIEKDDKVRAVINVHGLKNPDYVLNNYLVFCTEQGTIKKTPLEAYSRPRATGIQAITINEGDRLLDVQLTNGANDIVIALRSGRAVRFPETKVRVMGRTAAGVRGVSLADTEDKVVGMVCVQNTETNLLVVSENGFGKRSSLEEYRITNRGGKGVKTLNITEKTGRLVAIKGVLDSDDLMIINKSGIIIRLRVADLRVIGRVSQGVRLLRLNEGDSISSVAKIEIEDKAEVILDESTLPLDETLNPTDLIDPETISEN, via the coding sequence ATGGCAGAAAACGAACGGATAATCCCCATCAACATTGAAGATGAGATGCGTGGCGCTTACATTGATTACTCAATGTCTGTGATCATCTCCCGGGCCCTCCCAGACGTGCGGGATGGATTGAAACCGGTGCATCGGCGGGTGTTGTACGGAATGTCTGAGTTAGGGGTCTCCTATAACAAAGCATATAAGAAATCGGCCAGAATTGTGGGAGAAGTGTTGGGAAAATACCACCCGCACGGTGACTCCTCTGTGTATGACACCATGGTGCGCATGGCCCAGCCCTGGTCTTTGCGGTACCCCTTGGTAGACGGCCAGGGAAACTTTGGCTCCATTGACGGCGATTCTCCCGCCGCCATGCGTTACACAGAAGCCCGCCTGAAAAGGATTGCCGATGAATTGTTGGCCGACCTGGAGAAAAACACCGTCAATTTCACCGCTAACTTTGATGACTCCTTAAAGGAGCCCAGCGTGTTGCCGGCTAAATTCCCCAACCTGTTGGTGAACGGAACCTCAGGTATTGCCGTGGGCATGGCCACTAACATGGCCCCACACAACCTCACGGAGGTGGTGAACGGCACTATAGCCTATATTGAAGACAATGAGATCACCATCGCAGATCTCATGAAATATGTGACTGCCCCAGATTTTCCTACCGGTGGTATCATTTATGGTTACGACGGTGTAAAATCTGCTTTTGAGAATGGCCGGGGCCGCGTGATTGTTCGCGCCAAAGCTAATTTTGAAACCACTAAGTCGGGCAAGGAGCAAATCATTGTCACCGAGATTCCTTACATGGTCAACAAAGCGGCCATGATTGAGAAAACCGCCGCCCTGGTCAACGAGAAGAAAATTGAAGGCATCTCTGACCTGCGCGATGAATCTGACCGCGACGGCCTGCGCATTGTCTATGACCTCAAGCGCGACGCCATCCCGAATGTAGTCCTCAACAACCTGTTCAAGTACACCGCGCTGCAGTCCTCTTTTGGGGTGAACAACGTAGCCCTGGTAGGTGGCCGCCCAATGACCTTGAACCTCAAGGAACTGATCAAGTACTTTGTGGACCATCGTCATGAGGTAGTGATCAGACGGGCAGAGTATGACCTGGAAGAGGCTCGTAAGCGTGCCCACATCTTGGAGGGCTTGCTTATTGCTTTGGACAATCTGGACGAGGTGATTACCTTGATCCGGTCTTCGCGTGACCCTGAGGTGGCCCGAAATGGTTTGATCGAGCGTTTTGGCTTGTCAGATATTCAGGCCCGCGCTATTTTGGACATGCGTCTGCATAGATTGACCGGTCTGGAGCGTGACAAAATCAACAAAGAATACCAGGAGATTAAAGCCTTGATTGACTATTTAATGGAAGTTCTGGCCAGCGAAGAGCTGCGCATGAACATCATTAAAGAAGAATTGGTTGAGATCAGGGAACGCTACGGTGATGAGCGCCGCACCAGCATTGAGATGGTGTCAAGTGACATTTCGCTGGAAGACATGATCCCAGATGAGAACATGGTGATCACCATTTCGCATGAAGGGTATGTGAAGCGTACCGCCCTCACAGAATACCGCAGCCAAAGCCGCGGTGGGGTGGGATCAAGAGGCGTAGCCGCTTCTAAAGTTGATGATTTCACAGAGCATTTATTCATTGCCAGCACCCACAATTACCTGTTGATCTTCACGGAGTCTGGGAGAGTGTTCTGGGTGAAAGTATATGAAATCCCTGAAGGAGGCAAGACCACCAAAGGCCGTGCTATTCAGAACCTTATCAATATAGAGAAAGACGACAAAGTACGCGCCGTGATAAATGTGCATGGGCTTAAAAACCCTGACTATGTGTTGAACAACTACCTGGTGTTCTGTACTGAGCAAGGCACTATCAAGAAAACGCCGCTTGAAGCGTATTCAAGACCAAGAGCCACCGGTATTCAGGCCATTACCATTAATGAAGGTGACCGCTTACTGGACGTGCAGCTGACCAATGGCGCCAATGATATTGTGATTGCTTTGCGCTCAGGTAGGGCCGTTAGATTCCCTGAAACCAAAGTACGCGTGATGGGTAGAACTGCCGCCGGAGTACGCGGGGTTTCTTTGGCAGACACCGAGGACAAAGTAGTTGGTATGGTTTGTGTACAAAACACAGAGACCAACTTGCTGGTTGTTTCTGAAAACGGTTTCGGGAAGCGATCTTCTCTGGAAGAATACCGTATCACCAACCGCGGCGGAAAGGGCGTAAAAACCCTGAACATCACGGAGAAAACCGGTAGATTGGTGGCCATAAAAGGGGTGCTGGATTCAGATGATTTAATGATCATCAACAAATCAGGCATCATCATCAGACTTCGTGTGGCTGACCTGAGAGTAATTGGCAGGGTGTCACAGGGTGTGCGTTTGTTGAGGCTGAACGAAGGTGATTCTATATCGTCGGTGGCCAAGATTGAGATTGAAGACAAAGCCGAAGTGATTTTAGATGAATCAACGTTGCCTTTGGATGAGACCTTGAACCCAACAGATTTAATAGACCCTGAAACTATTAGTGAGAACTAA
- a CDS encoding M14 family metallopeptidase translates to MKTLKRALVLLGFLAAVTNQPGFAQEGGPAVVLQDSILTPKVEAVWNKYYDYASVTALCQQLAEAHPNLVKLESLGDSHQGRKMWVLTITDFSEGTAEQKPALYLDGNIHSTVYPGVENVLFTAWFLAEGHMSNLFLQNLLKEKTFYIIPTINPDLRENVLNPFAEAPRAGVIPIDDDGDGLLDEDKPEDLNKDGFISYMRRKSKDGRFVVDPQNPFRMIATPSEKTGRYEILGFEGLDNDNDGRVNEDPQSNYDPNRDWPWNWQPAHIQRGAFKYPFSLTENRNVKNFVLRASNIAAAQVYSGFGAFHPHEEDFSFAENPTQEDERVYKMLASEAQKFLAGLPYPLVFKNLQGAFGGQLNWFHGARGVYTFSTEILPGYSMVQQNAKPAVFDYEALQLLYPDEAFLDWVPFNHPTLGMVEIGGLKKDFLPDPTTHFDRTKLFQNTVLTLFHALHTPQLEIQGVETKKLANGHTEVTATVTNTRVLPTHSSQDLLFKIERPDFISLKDSTVVSGILVSIGQETFEREQKVSPARLEIPNIPGHSSVTVRWVVSAPAPTLQVEVESRKGGVVRKRF, encoded by the coding sequence ATGAAAACCTTGAAACGGGCCCTCGTATTGCTTGGCTTTTTAGCTGCGGTTACCAACCAACCCGGATTTGCGCAGGAGGGAGGACCAGCGGTAGTTTTACAAGATTCCATTCTGACTCCTAAAGTAGAGGCCGTTTGGAATAAGTATTATGACTATGCCAGCGTCACCGCCCTCTGCCAGCAACTGGCCGAAGCGCACCCCAACCTGGTGAAGCTGGAATCTTTGGGCGACTCCCACCAAGGCCGCAAAATGTGGGTTCTTACCATCACAGATTTCAGCGAGGGCACGGCAGAGCAAAAACCCGCCTTGTACCTGGACGGCAACATACATTCCACCGTTTATCCAGGGGTTGAAAACGTGCTTTTCACGGCTTGGTTTCTAGCAGAAGGCCATATGTCCAATCTATTCCTGCAGAATCTTCTCAAGGAGAAAACATTCTACATCATCCCTACCATTAACCCAGATTTAAGGGAAAATGTCCTGAACCCGTTTGCCGAAGCGCCAAGGGCTGGCGTTATCCCAATAGATGATGACGGTGACGGCCTACTGGATGAAGACAAACCCGAAGATTTAAATAAGGACGGATTCATCTCCTATATGCGCCGTAAGTCAAAAGATGGGCGATTTGTGGTGGACCCGCAAAATCCTTTCAGAATGATTGCCACCCCTTCTGAAAAAACGGGCAGGTACGAAATCTTAGGCTTTGAGGGGCTTGACAATGACAATGACGGCCGCGTGAACGAAGACCCCCAGAGCAACTATGATCCCAACAGAGACTGGCCCTGGAACTGGCAGCCAGCGCACATTCAGCGCGGGGCTTTCAAATACCCGTTTTCACTCACAGAGAACCGGAATGTAAAGAACTTTGTGCTGCGCGCGTCTAACATTGCGGCTGCGCAGGTGTACAGCGGGTTTGGCGCTTTCCATCCTCATGAAGAGGATTTTTCTTTTGCTGAAAACCCAACTCAGGAAGACGAGCGGGTATATAAAATGTTGGCTTCTGAGGCGCAGAAATTTCTGGCTGGATTGCCCTACCCCTTGGTATTTAAAAACCTGCAGGGTGCATTTGGAGGACAATTGAATTGGTTCCATGGTGCACGTGGGGTATATACGTTTTCAACTGAGATTCTCCCCGGCTATTCAATGGTTCAACAGAATGCAAAGCCCGCGGTATTTGATTATGAAGCCTTGCAACTGCTCTACCCAGATGAGGCTTTCCTGGACTGGGTTCCCTTTAACCACCCTACGCTGGGCATGGTGGAGATTGGTGGCCTGAAGAAAGATTTCCTGCCTGACCCCACCACCCATTTTGACCGGACCAAGCTTTTCCAAAACACCGTCCTCACCTTGTTTCATGCCTTGCATACCCCGCAATTGGAAATCCAGGGCGTGGAAACCAAGAAATTGGCAAACGGCCACACAGAGGTTACGGCCACCGTTACCAATACCCGCGTTTTACCAACCCACTCAAGCCAGGACCTGCTTTTCAAAATTGAGCGGCCAGACTTCATCAGTTTGAAAGATAGCACGGTGGTATCTGGCATTTTGGTAAGTATTGGGCAGGAGACTTTTGAGAGAGAACAGAAAGTAAGCCCGGCCCGGCTGGAGATCCCTAATATTCCAGGGCATTCCAGCGTGACGGTGCGTTGGGTGGTGAGTGCGCCAGCCCCAACCTTACAGGTGGAAGTGGAAAGCCGGAAGGGCGGCGTGGTGCGCAAGCGTTTTTAG
- a CDS encoding M14 family metallopeptidase, with amino-acid sequence MIRSLKSLGLLLALVGASVSSVGQSKDYPSYAELTTRLQHLAAQYSKHASLTTIGKTATGKEVWLLTLGRENATNKPALVIAAGVEPKNLAAIEMSLMMAERLLQSAQVQDSVLKLLQTKTIYILPNLNPDATEQYHEKLRWERTGNAQPADEDRDGRIFEDPFEDLNNDGLITQMRIQDSTGLYIPSAVDPRVMVLADPSKGEKGVYRVLSEGIDNDKDGRWNEDPEGGVHFNKNFSYDFPNFQEGAGEHPMSERETKAFADFLFESRNVYAVFVLGAANTLTIPWESTATNAQKGVTTGLLEKDKRVNHLVSELYKKSVSAQGAASTKPGPGDVIQWAYFHYGRYSFGTPAWWHPPVALSSDSATASAALSEYEDVNFLRWAEHEDVPGVFIPWQKIKHPDFPGQTVEIGGLVPYVKFTPPKHLLAPFAQKHLQFFTAFAMAMPSLKITSLTTQVAGKGMTRVIAEVENTGNLPTHSEMGERSSWVQKVKITLQLEDDQKLTEGTRIKVYPALPAGGKVQVSWLVSGTGFVTVEAHSPMAGTQTKEILLKR; translated from the coding sequence ATGATCAGAAGTTTAAAGTCCTTGGGGCTTTTGCTTGCCTTGGTAGGGGCAAGTGTTTCCAGCGTGGGCCAAAGCAAAGATTACCCTAGTTACGCAGAACTCACCACCAGATTACAGCACCTGGCCGCTCAATACAGTAAACACGCGTCGCTTACCACCATTGGCAAAACCGCTACGGGCAAAGAAGTGTGGCTCCTGACCTTGGGCCGGGAAAATGCAACCAACAAACCCGCCTTGGTGATTGCCGCCGGGGTAGAGCCTAAAAACCTGGCAGCCATTGAAATGTCGCTCATGATGGCCGAACGCCTGCTGCAATCTGCCCAGGTGCAGGATTCGGTTTTGAAACTGCTGCAAACCAAGACCATTTACATACTGCCCAACCTGAACCCCGACGCCACCGAGCAATATCATGAAAAATTGCGCTGGGAAAGAACCGGAAACGCCCAACCCGCCGATGAAGACCGTGATGGCCGCATTTTTGAAGATCCCTTTGAAGATTTAAACAATGATGGATTGATCACCCAAATGCGGATACAGGATTCCACCGGTCTTTACATTCCTTCAGCAGTAGACCCTCGGGTTATGGTGCTGGCAGACCCTTCCAAAGGAGAGAAAGGCGTGTACCGCGTATTGTCAGAAGGGATTGACAATGACAAAGACGGCCGCTGGAATGAAGACCCGGAAGGAGGGGTGCATTTCAACAAAAACTTCTCATATGATTTCCCTAATTTCCAGGAAGGCGCCGGCGAACACCCCATGTCTGAACGTGAGACAAAAGCCTTCGCAGATTTCCTCTTTGAATCTAGAAACGTATATGCCGTTTTTGTGTTGGGAGCCGCCAATACCTTGACCATTCCCTGGGAAAGTACTGCCACAAATGCCCAAAAAGGGGTTACAACTGGGTTGTTGGAAAAAGATAAACGGGTAAATCACCTGGTTTCTGAGCTTTATAAAAAGTCAGTTTCCGCCCAAGGCGCAGCCTCTACCAAGCCTGGCCCCGGCGATGTGATCCAGTGGGCCTATTTCCATTACGGCAGATATAGTTTCGGTACGCCCGCCTGGTGGCACCCGCCAGTAGCGCTTAGTAGTGATTCTGCAACTGCCAGTGCCGCGCTTTCAGAATATGAAGATGTCAATTTTCTGCGCTGGGCCGAACATGAAGACGTGCCGGGCGTTTTTATTCCCTGGCAAAAAATCAAGCACCCAGATTTTCCCGGGCAGACAGTGGAAATAGGAGGGTTGGTCCCGTATGTAAAGTTCACCCCGCCCAAACACCTGCTTGCTCCATTTGCCCAAAAGCACCTGCAGTTTTTCACGGCGTTCGCTATGGCCATGCCTTCGCTTAAAATTACCAGCCTTACCACGCAGGTGGCGGGCAAAGGTATGACCCGGGTTATTGCGGAGGTTGAGAACACAGGCAATTTACCTACTCATTCAGAAATGGGCGAGCGCAGCAGTTGGGTGCAGAAAGTGAAAATTACGCTTCAGTTGGAGGACGACCAGAAGTTAACCGAAGGAACCAGAATTAAAGTTTACCCGGCCTTACCGGCTGGCGGAAAAGTGCAGGTGAGCTGGTTAGTGAGCGGCACTGGTTTTGTCACGGTAGAAGCCCATAGCCCCATGGCAGGCACCCAAACCAAAGAGATTCTATTAAAACGATGA
- a CDS encoding HD domain-containing protein — translation MKQDALVQATAHHVEQLFSGEGSGHDWFHIKRVWQNAITIGQAENADLFIVQLGALLHDIADWKFHNGDEEAGPRAATVWLSSHGTPTPVIKQVCQIIKEVSYKGAGVATNPSSLEGRVVQDADRLDAIGAIGIARAFAYGGFKNREMYNPTQPPEVHATFEAYQKNQSATLNHFYEKLFLLKDRFTTATGRQLAEQRHVYMQEFVKEFLQEWHGAEDVPVAFVV, via the coding sequence ATGAAGCAAGATGCTTTGGTGCAGGCCACCGCCCACCACGTTGAACAACTCTTCTCCGGCGAAGGCTCCGGCCATGACTGGTTCCATATCAAACGCGTGTGGCAAAACGCCATCACCATTGGCCAGGCTGAAAACGCAGATTTATTTATAGTGCAGCTGGGCGCCCTGCTCCATGACATTGCTGACTGGAAATTCCATAACGGCGATGAAGAAGCCGGCCCCCGGGCCGCAACTGTCTGGCTGTCTTCTCATGGAACGCCCACGCCTGTCATTAAACAAGTTTGCCAGATTATAAAGGAGGTTTCTTACAAAGGGGCCGGCGTGGCCACCAACCCCAGTTCCCTGGAGGGCCGCGTGGTCCAGGACGCTGACCGGCTGGACGCTATTGGTGCCATTGGCATAGCCCGGGCCTTCGCGTACGGTGGGTTTAAAAACCGTGAAATGTACAACCCCACGCAGCCGCCGGAGGTGCATGCCACCTTTGAAGCCTACCAGAAAAACCAAAGTGCCACGCTTAACCATTTCTATGAAAAACTGTTTCTGCTAAAAGACAGGTTCACCACCGCCACCGGCAGGCAACTTGCGGAGCAAAGACACGTTTACATGCAGGAATTTGTGAAGGAGTTCTTGCAGGAATGGCATGGTGCTGAGGATGTGCCGGTTGCCTTTGTGGTATAA
- a CDS encoding DUF547 domain-containing protein → MKERKFLTVYLFFLTILLSACGTSTPVNAQSQPVSHAAFDQQLKKFVSAKGDVNYKGWLQERSGLQRYLKLLSDNAPNKKWSREDQLAYWINAYNAFTIERILMDYPVKSIKDLGGPITFVNTVWDQKFFKIGGKDFSLNNIEHSVLRKDFKEPLIHFAIVCASASCPQLRNEAYTGAKINAQLDEQARQFINDPSKNRISGNKAQLSEIFNWFASDFKKKGSVLQFVNTYARTPAAPNTKISYLPYDWSLNGK, encoded by the coding sequence ATGAAAGAACGTAAATTTTTAACGGTATATCTTTTTTTCCTGACCATCCTTTTATCGGCCTGCGGCACCAGCACACCCGTGAATGCACAGTCGCAGCCCGTGAGCCATGCGGCCTTTGACCAGCAGCTTAAGAAATTTGTCTCGGCCAAAGGCGACGTGAATTACAAAGGGTGGCTCCAGGAGCGAAGCGGCCTGCAACGCTACCTAAAACTGCTCAGTGATAATGCGCCTAACAAGAAATGGAGCAGAGAAGACCAGCTTGCGTACTGGATCAATGCCTACAACGCCTTCACCATTGAACGCATTTTAATGGATTACCCCGTGAAGAGCATCAAAGATTTGGGTGGCCCCATCACTTTTGTGAACACGGTCTGGGATCAGAAATTCTTTAAGATTGGCGGCAAAGATTTCTCCTTGAATAACATTGAGCACAGCGTGCTCCGGAAAGACTTCAAAGAGCCACTCATTCATTTCGCCATTGTGTGTGCCTCTGCTTCTTGCCCGCAGCTACGCAATGAAGCGTATACCGGTGCTAAAATTAACGCGCAGTTAGACGAGCAGGCGCGCCAGTTCATCAATGACCCTTCCAAGAACAGAATCTCCGGCAACAAGGCCCAGCTGTCTGAGATCTTCAACTGGTTTGCCAGCGATTTCAAGAAGAAAGGATCTGTGCTGCAATTTGTGAACACCTATGCCCGCACGCCGGCTGCCCCCAACACCAAGATTTCCTATTTACCTTATGACTGGAGCTTGAACGGGAAGTGA
- a CDS encoding BamA/TamA family outer membrane protein yields MKFKLLVLFCGSLCTAAMAQSDTTAQADSSLTTAVRKINFFPVAYYTPETAFGFGIKVVHLRRPKGSLSSDRPISYSPTLIYTTQKQILTAFTADVWRQNNRQHIYGLLEYNDYPYFFFGVGNDTRPENEEAYTSRTVNLTGQFEQRITSKVYLGARYDLKRETIPVRKENGVLAKNEIIGSNGFVASGLGPSVIYDTRDNLFTPKTGAYHQAYAQYFGKFLGSDTNFMRYRLDLRKYFSGVGPGVIALQSMFMFTTGDVPFQFMSPLGGVNVMRGLLEGRFRDDNAMVYQAEYRFPLFWKISGAAFAGTGQVAKYSEDFSLSRFHFTGGGGLRYKLNNEGMVVRGDIATSKEGVYIYFAFSEAF; encoded by the coding sequence ATGAAATTCAAATTACTAGTTCTTTTCTGTGGCTCTCTCTGCACGGCGGCCATGGCGCAATCAGACACCACGGCGCAGGCAGATTCATCTTTGACCACGGCCGTTCGCAAAATCAATTTTTTCCCGGTGGCCTACTACACCCCAGAAACGGCCTTTGGTTTTGGTATAAAAGTGGTGCATTTGCGAAGGCCCAAAGGTAGTTTGTCGTCAGACAGGCCCATCTCCTATTCGCCCACTTTAATTTATACCACCCAGAAACAGATTCTCACCGCTTTTACGGCAGACGTTTGGCGCCAGAACAACCGGCAGCACATCTATGGGTTGCTGGAGTACAATGACTACCCGTACTTCTTTTTTGGAGTGGGAAATGACACGCGGCCTGAAAATGAGGAAGCGTACACCAGCCGCACCGTGAACCTGACCGGCCAGTTTGAGCAGCGCATCACGTCTAAAGTCTACCTGGGTGCCCGGTATGACCTCAAGCGCGAAACCATTCCGGTGCGCAAAGAAAATGGGGTTTTGGCGAAAAATGAAATAATAGGCAGCAACGGGTTTGTGGCATCAGGCCTGGGCCCTTCTGTTATCTATGACACCCGTGATAATCTGTTCACCCCAAAAACAGGTGCCTACCACCAGGCCTACGCGCAATACTTCGGGAAATTTCTGGGCAGTGACACCAATTTCATGCGCTACCGGCTTGACCTGCGCAAGTATTTCTCCGGCGTGGGCCCGGGCGTGATTGCCTTGCAAAGTATGTTCATGTTCACCACCGGCGATGTGCCCTTTCAGTTCATGTCGCCGTTGGGTGGCGTGAACGTGATGCGCGGGTTGCTGGAAGGCCGGTTCAGAGATGACAACGCCATGGTGTACCAGGCCGAATACCGTTTCCCGTTGTTCTGGAAAATTAGCGGCGCCGCCTTTGCCGGAACCGGACAAGTGGCTAAATATTCAGAGGATTTTTCCCTCAGCCGCTTTCACTTCACGGGCGGCGGCGGACTGCGCTACAAACTTAACAATGAAGGCATGGTGGTGCGCGGCGACATTGCCACCTCTAAGGAAGGAGTGTACATTTACTTCGCGTTTAGCGAGGCGTTTTAA
- a CDS encoding DUF349 domain-containing protein, producing MMNQETENQKNENSDNTNNASSQDQAQEQRRILEERLAEINSRNQADQGPTDTPQEPSAVAQETSPAAAAPEETTEAQPVEAPVVEPEKTQSSVLVSEDEITAEASAQPEAADAVNAEAPTSVEVDDNLITPEENTPAAEAVVQEEPTPPIAEASPVQETPAANTQESLPEVTIGEEEELQPQEDVNSLSTEEIQKRIIALTQEGQARKAGKAVSELYRVYEQRFNEERQEALKTFVADGGAEDDFEYHAPQTHKSVEQAMQRFRENRHREHKQEEENKTQNLQKKRELLEKLRLFIENAESQTSGNTIKELQAEWKAIGQVPTTDAQELWNSYHALLDMYYNNRSILFELKELDRKRNLDAKAVLCDRAEALAEEKNINKALQELRHLHDEWKHIGPVPNEARDQIWNRFLQASEQVHNRKKEFFEARRTEEMANLDVKKALLAEMEQFQHIKTDRINDWRDKTDQIQKLKERWDAAGLVPKEHAEEINKAFWSSYKAFFHNKNTFFKALDEEKMTNYRQKVALCEEAEAVQGSDEWDTTKEKLIQLQKKWKTIGRVPDKYSDKIWNRFRTACNAFFDRLHQEAEQKENQQTQLFAQKQEYVDQLSTKIADPTFVGSLPEFNQLHQDWQGLGAEGKKNPKLEDRFQQLLGKYLDKVPELSTEQKEQTLFKLQLTHLKSSPDGEQKLYQKEQHLRRDITSLENDISTLKTNIEFFARSKNAEKLREEYQTKIDEAQNRIAQLKNQLKTLRS from the coding sequence ATGATGAACCAAGAGACGGAAAATCAGAAAAACGAGAATTCGGACAACACCAACAATGCTTCTTCACAGGACCAAGCCCAGGAACAGCGCCGTATTCTGGAAGAACGCCTAGCCGAGATCAATTCACGTAACCAGGCCGACCAAGGCCCCACTGACACCCCGCAGGAACCATCTGCCGTGGCCCAGGAAACCTCTCCAGCAGCTGCAGCGCCTGAAGAAACCACCGAAGCCCAACCCGTGGAAGCGCCCGTAGTGGAGCCCGAGAAAACGCAATCATCGGTATTGGTGTCTGAGGATGAAATAACCGCTGAAGCTTCAGCGCAGCCAGAGGCAGCAGATGCTGTAAATGCAGAAGCGCCCACAAGCGTTGAGGTAGATGATAATTTAATCACGCCAGAAGAAAACACGCCAGCCGCAGAAGCTGTGGTACAGGAAGAACCAACGCCCCCCATTGCAGAGGCCAGCCCCGTGCAGGAAACGCCCGCGGCAAACACGCAGGAATCTTTGCCAGAGGTAACAATTGGGGAAGAAGAGGAACTGCAGCCGCAGGAAGACGTGAACTCGCTCTCCACCGAAGAAATCCAGAAAAGAATCATTGCCTTAACCCAGGAAGGCCAGGCGCGCAAAGCGGGCAAGGCCGTTTCTGAGTTGTACCGCGTGTACGAGCAACGCTTCAATGAAGAGCGCCAGGAAGCTCTGAAAACCTTTGTGGCAGACGGCGGTGCCGAAGATGATTTTGAATACCACGCTCCGCAGACTCACAAAAGCGTGGAGCAGGCCATGCAGCGCTTCCGGGAAAACCGCCACCGCGAACACAAGCAGGAAGAGGAAAACAAAACCCAGAACCTGCAGAAAAAACGCGAGTTGCTGGAAAAACTCAGGTTGTTCATTGAAAATGCCGAGAGTCAAACTTCTGGCAACACCATCAAAGAACTGCAGGCCGAGTGGAAAGCCATTGGCCAGGTTCCTACCACCGATGCCCAGGAACTCTGGAATTCGTACCACGCGCTGCTGGACATGTACTATAACAACCGCAGCATTCTGTTTGAACTCAAAGAACTGGACCGCAAGCGGAATTTAGATGCCAAAGCAGTTTTATGTGACCGCGCCGAAGCCCTGGCCGAGGAGAAAAACATCAACAAAGCCTTGCAAGAACTCCGTCATCTGCATGATGAGTGGAAACATATAGGCCCCGTGCCCAACGAAGCCCGCGACCAAATCTGGAATCGCTTTTTACAGGCCTCTGAGCAGGTGCATAACCGCAAGAAAGAATTCTTTGAGGCGCGCCGCACCGAGGAAATGGCCAACCTTGACGTGAAGAAAGCCTTGCTGGCTGAGATGGAGCAATTCCAGCACATCAAAACTGACCGTATCAATGACTGGCGCGACAAAACCGACCAGATTCAGAAGCTGAAAGAGCGCTGGGACGCCGCCGGTCTGGTGCCTAAGGAACACGCCGAGGAAATCAACAAAGCCTTCTGGAGCAGTTACAAAGCTTTTTTCCATAACAAAAACACCTTCTTCAAGGCCCTGGATGAGGAGAAGATGACTAACTACCGCCAGAAAGTAGCGCTTTGCGAAGAGGCCGAGGCAGTACAGGGCAGCGATGAATGGGACACCACCAAGGAGAAACTGATTCAGCTGCAGAAGAAATGGAAAACCATTGGCCGTGTGCCAGACAAATACTCAGACAAAATCTGGAATCGCTTCAGGACGGCTTGCAACGCGTTCTTTGACCGTCTGCACCAAGAGGCTGAGCAGAAGGAAAACCAGCAGACCCAACTATTTGCGCAGAAGCAGGAGTACGTGGATCAATTGTCCACCAAAATTGCCGACCCAACGTTTGTAGGTTCGCTGCCAGAATTCAACCAGTTGCACCAAGATTGGCAAGGCCTGGGCGCCGAAGGCAAGAAGAACCCTAAACTGGAAGACCGTTTCCAGCAACTCTTGGGCAAGTACCTTGACAAAGTGCCGGAACTGAGCACTGAGCAGAAGGAGCAGACCTTGTTTAAATTGCAACTGACCCATTTAAAGTCGAGCCCAGACGGGGAGCAGAAACTCTACCAGAAAGAACAACATCTGCGCCGCGACATTACCTCTCTGGAGAATGATATTTCCACGCTTAAGACAAACATTGAGTTTTTTGCCCGTTCCAAAAACGCCGAGAAGCTCAGAGAGGAATACCAGACCAAGATTGACGAGGCGCAAAACCGCATTGCACAACTGAAAAACCAACTAAAAACCCTGCGTTCGTAA